A single genomic interval of Blochmannia endosymbiont of Camponotus sp. C-003 harbors:
- the thrB gene encoding homoserine kinase has product MTRVYAPASIGNIGVGFDTLGMAISPINGSLLGDCISIENANTFSLQNTGCFHHQLPAQLEENIVFQCWKKFCEILGQTYCLNITLEKNVPVSSGLGSSACSIVAVLVAMNYHCGCPLNTDQLLALMGEMEGKVSGSMHFDNVSPCFLGSMRLILKNCNAVSQKIPIFDDWLWIIAYPGIKISTATSRSVLPNKYDREDCINHSQYLSGFIHACHTNQEDLAIKCMKDIIAEPYRSQLFPMELSYMRHNVMKKGAISCGISGSGPTVFALCNNHDVIEDISDWLSRFYLQNNSGFVQICFVDKLGARIMVNNE; this is encoded by the coding sequence ATGACTAGAGTTTACGCACCAGCGTCTATTGGTAATATTGGAGTGGGGTTTGATACATTAGGAATGGCAATTTCTCCCATAAATGGTAGCTTACTCGGAGATTGTATTAGCATTGAAAATGCTAATACATTTAGCTTACAAAATACAGGATGTTTTCATCATCAATTACCGGCACAATTAGAAGAAAATATTGTATTCCAATGTTGGAAAAAGTTTTGTGAAATTTTAGGACAAACATATTGTTTAAATATCACACTAGAAAAAAATGTTCCTGTTTCTTCTGGTTTAGGTTCTAGTGCTTGTTCCATAGTAGCTGTATTAGTAGCAATGAATTATCATTGCGGATGTCCACTTAATACAGATCAACTGCTCGCGCTAATGGGAGAAATGGAAGGTAAAGTTTCTGGTTCAATGCATTTTGATAATGTATCGCCTTGTTTTTTAGGGAGTATGCGTTTGATTTTGAAAAATTGTAATGCTGTCAGCCAGAAAATTCCTATTTTTGATGATTGGTTATGGATTATAGCGTATCCAGGTATTAAAATATCTACAGCAACATCTCGATCAGTACTACCAAACAAATATGATCGTGAAGATTGTATCAATCATAGTCAATATTTATCCGGTTTCATACATGCTTGTCATACTAATCAAGAAGATTTAGCAATTAAATGTATGAAGGACATTATTGCAGAACCTTATCGTTCGCAATTATTTCCGATGGAATTATCTTATATGCGTCATAATGTTATGAAAAAAGGTGCTATATCTTGTGGTATTTCAGGGTCTGGTCCCACAGTTTTTGCATTATGCAATAATCATGATGTAATAGAAGATATTTCTGATTGGCTATCACGTTTTTATTTACAAAATAATTCAGGTTTTGTTCAAATTTGTTTTGTAGATAAGCTTGGAGCACGTATTATGGTGAATAATGAATGA
- a CDS encoding DEAD/DEAH box helicase gives MSKTADSFVELGLNRYIVNLLNDIGYEKPLPIQIQCIPYLLAGRDVLGMAHTGSGKTAAFVLPLLHNIDIDNSYSQGLIVTPTRELAIQIGRVCSNFSRYMKKINVVTLYGGQSYGIQLNALNKRPHIIVSTPGRLIDHLNRGTANLSQLKTLVIDEADEMLRMGFIEDIERIVKNIPVKRQTALFSATLPMGIRRISYRFMKNPKEIYIHSNTSMCADIQQSYWLVHGGIAKHDALMRFLETEDFDAAIVFVRTKHATLEISEILERFGYNSAALNGDMNQIVRHQTLDRLRNGKLDILIATDVAARGLDVHRISLVINYDIPISSDAYIHRIGRTGRAGRVGKSLLFVEHKEYRLLRHIERKINLKIPEVKYPTSKTLLACRLSKFTNKVEYQLSVDNDDLSIYRSLLPQIKPKQDLTTENLAAILLKIAQGNRPLVLPPDPVIKNKSVLKMRMNNNRQNCFHADNRVIKTRPQSKISNNMRVYHISVGRNDGVKIRHIIRVLSNKIDNIRYHEIGNIKLFSFHALIELDKALSSSKILMQLSHVRILNKPINMKFLGSISVCNDVH, from the coding sequence ATGTCGAAAACTGCAGATTCTTTTGTGGAGTTAGGATTAAATCGTTATATAGTTAATCTTTTGAATGATATTGGATATGAAAAACCTTTACCTATTCAAATTCAATGCATTCCATATTTATTAGCTGGACGTGATGTGTTAGGCATGGCGCATACAGGTAGCGGTAAAACTGCGGCATTTGTTTTACCACTATTACATAATATTGATATTGATAATTCTTATTCTCAAGGTTTAATTGTAACGCCTACTCGAGAGTTAGCGATCCAAATTGGTAGAGTGTGCTCTAACTTTTCTAGATATATGAAAAAAATAAATGTTGTTACTTTATATGGAGGTCAAAGCTATGGTATTCAATTGAATGCTTTGAATAAAAGACCTCATATTATAGTAAGTACTCCCGGTAGACTAATAGATCATTTAAATCGTGGTACTGCTAATTTGTCTCAATTAAAAACTTTAGTGATAGATGAAGCTGATGAAATGTTACGTATGGGATTTATTGAAGATATAGAACGTATCGTTAAAAATATTCCAGTTAAGCGTCAAACAGCATTATTTTCTGCTACTTTACCTATGGGTATTCGTCGTATAAGTTATCGATTTATGAAGAATCCAAAAGAAATATATATTCATTCTAATACTAGCATGTGTGCTGATATTCAACAAAGTTATTGGCTAGTGCATGGAGGAATAGCTAAACATGACGCTTTAATGCGTTTTTTAGAAACAGAAGATTTTGATGCAGCTATTGTTTTTGTTCGCACTAAACATGCAACGTTAGAAATTTCCGAAATATTAGAAAGATTTGGTTATAATAGTGCGGCTTTAAATGGAGACATGAATCAAATAGTACGACATCAGACATTAGATCGATTAAGAAATGGAAAGTTAGATATTCTCATAGCTACTGATGTTGCTGCACGTGGATTAGATGTGCATCGTATTAGTTTAGTAATAAATTATGATATACCAATTAGTTCTGATGCCTATATACATCGTATAGGTAGAACTGGCAGAGCAGGACGCGTTGGAAAATCTTTATTATTTGTAGAGCATAAAGAGTATCGTTTGTTACGTCATATTGAACGTAAAATAAACTTAAAAATTCCAGAGGTTAAGTATCCTACATCTAAAACTTTACTTGCTTGTCGGTTATCGAAATTTACGAATAAAGTAGAATATCAATTAAGTGTGGATAATGATGATTTGAGTATATATCGATCTCTATTGCCTCAAATAAAACCTAAACAAGATTTGACAACAGAAAATTTAGCGGCTATCTTATTGAAGATAGCACAAGGGAATCGTCCATTGGTGTTGCCTCCAGATCCGGTTATTAAAAATAAATCAGTTTTAAAGATGCGTATGAATAATAACCGTCAAAATTGTTTTCATGCGGATAATAGAGTTATTAAAACTAGGCCACAATCTAAGATTTCTAACAATATGAGAGTGTATCACATATCAGTAGGGCGTAATGATGGAGTTAAAATACGTCATATTATTAGAGTACTTTCTAATAAAATTGATAATATTCGTTATCACGAAATAGGTAATATTAAATTGTTTTCTTTTCATGCTCTTATTGAGTTAGACAAAGCGCTATCTAGCAGCAAAATATTAATGCAGTTATCTCATGTACGAATTTTAAATAAACCAATAAATATGAAATTTTTAGGTAGTATATCTGTATGTAATGATGTTCATTAA
- a CDS encoding DNA polymerase III subunit psi yields the protein MAILINDRNKRHMFVFQELGIIFWKLRYPIVSDNINPIKLWPCLRLLLISSDFPTSLNDPFVKDVIRAMQINPKEVYALTIDQIKILIIPSEFSCYCWWIGTEVPNNLDSICLTSPSLSILKYDIQAKRDLWRQISDIRLRMHT from the coding sequence ATGGCTATACTTATTAATGACAGAAATAAACGACATATGTTCGTTTTTCAGGAATTAGGTATTATATTTTGGAAATTACGATATCCTATAGTTTCAGACAACATAAATCCAATTAAGTTATGGCCATGTCTTCGTTTATTATTGATATCATCAGATTTTCCGACATCATTAAATGATCCTTTTGTTAAAGATGTTATACGTGCTATGCAGATTAATCCTAAAGAAGTGTATGCGTTGACTATTGACCAGATTAAAATTTTAATTATCCCATCAGAATTTTCTTGCTATTGTTGGTGGATTGGCACTGAAGTACCAAATAATTTAGATAGCATATGTTTAACTAGTCCATCATTATCAATATTAAAATATGATATTCAAGCAAAGCGTGATTTATGGCGACAAATTAGTGATATTAGACTGCGTATGCATACTTAA
- the thrA gene encoding bifunctional aspartate kinase/homoserine dehydrogenase I — protein sequence MRVLKFGGTSLSNANQFIHVANILEKNAQEEKIAAVLSAPAMITNNLISVINHTLNGSSVLEHIHNIETIFNNLLKDIAHIQSGFNYITLNLILEQEFIHLKNLLHGISLLKFCPDNVNANIICLGEKLSIILMEELLNARNLQITVINPVDNLVAQGKEYLASMVNIEESARRIKNIPISHLDIMLMAGFTAGNDQGELVALGRNGSDYSAAILAACLGASRCEIWTDVDGIYTCDPHQVPNAKLLNSLSYQEAMELSYFGAKILHPRTILPIAQFHIPCLIKNVFKPNAPGTLIGPINNDTTNIVKGITYLNDMVMLNISGPGMKGMIGMAARVFSAMSKAICSVVLITQSSSEYSISFCVPYQELSKACAALNEEFNLELKNGLLEPIDIIQDLAIISVVGDGMRTQLGLSNKLFGALARANINIIAIAQGSSERSISVVVKNNIAAMGIRVAHQMLFSTDRLIEVFIIGSGGVGTALIEQIRRQRHWLKNKHIDLRVCGIINSRMMCIDINGIDLNRWESSLNKNCESCNLKKLIEIIKENHLLNPVVVDCTSSIDVVNCYVDFLLNGCHVITPNKQANTGSMEQYRMLRDIVIKSRKKFLYDTNVGAGLPVIENLQNLLNAGDKLISFSGILSGSLSFIFGKLDEGLSLSAATLLAQKKGYTEPDPRDDLSGIDVARKLLILAREVGYELELNDIQVDPVIPHNFISKNDTDNFLKKLSLLDNVIFDKYQRAYKLGHVLRYVGNIQEGRCCVKIESINNNHPLFRVKDGENALAFFTRYYQPIPLVLRGYGAGNNVTAAGVFADLLRTLS from the coding sequence ATGCGAGTATTGAAATTTGGTGGAACTTCACTTTCTAATGCAAATCAGTTTATCCATGTTGCCAACATTCTTGAAAAAAACGCTCAAGAAGAAAAAATAGCAGCAGTATTATCGGCTCCTGCAATGATTACTAATAATCTAATATCAGTCATTAATCACACATTGAATGGTAGTTCTGTATTAGAACATATTCACAATATAGAAACTATTTTTAATAATTTACTGAAAGATATAGCTCATATTCAATCCGGATTTAATTATATAACTTTAAATCTTATACTAGAACAAGAATTTATTCATTTAAAAAATTTGTTACATGGAATTTCATTGTTAAAATTTTGTCCAGATAATGTAAATGCTAATATTATTTGCTTGGGAGAAAAGTTGTCCATTATTTTAATGGAAGAGCTTTTAAATGCTAGAAACCTTCAGATAACTGTTATTAATCCAGTAGATAATCTCGTAGCCCAAGGAAAAGAGTATCTTGCTTCTATGGTAAATATTGAAGAATCTGCACGGCGTATTAAAAATATACCTATTTCTCATTTAGATATTATGTTAATGGCTGGATTTACTGCAGGAAATGATCAGGGTGAATTGGTTGCTTTAGGGCGGAATGGTTCTGATTATTCAGCTGCAATTTTAGCGGCTTGTTTAGGGGCTAGTCGTTGTGAAATTTGGACAGATGTAGATGGTATTTATACGTGTGATCCGCATCAAGTACCTAATGCGAAATTATTAAATTCATTATCTTATCAAGAGGCTATGGAGCTTTCTTACTTTGGAGCTAAAATTTTACATCCTCGTACTATTTTACCGATTGCTCAATTTCATATACCTTGTTTAATAAAAAATGTTTTCAAACCTAATGCTCCTGGAACATTAATTGGCCCAATTAATAATGATACAACTAATATAGTGAAAGGAATTACATATTTAAATGATATGGTAATGTTAAATATTTCTGGACCAGGAATGAAAGGAATGATTGGTATGGCTGCTCGTGTATTTTCTGCAATGTCTAAGGCCATATGTTCAGTAGTATTAATTACTCAATCATCTTCTGAATATAGTATAAGCTTTTGCGTACCTTATCAAGAGTTATCAAAAGCTTGCGCTGCATTAAATGAAGAGTTTAATTTAGAATTAAAAAATGGACTTTTGGAACCAATAGATATCATACAAGATCTTGCAATTATTTCGGTTGTAGGTGATGGTATGCGTACTCAACTTGGTTTGTCCAATAAATTATTTGGAGCGTTAGCTCGTGCTAATATTAACATCATCGCAATTGCTCAAGGATCTTCAGAGCGTTCTATTTCGGTGGTGGTAAAAAACAATATTGCTGCTATGGGTATTAGAGTAGCTCATCAAATGTTATTTAGCACTGATCGACTAATAGAAGTATTTATTATTGGATCCGGAGGTGTTGGTACAGCTTTAATAGAACAAATTCGACGTCAAAGACATTGGTTAAAAAACAAACATATTGACTTAAGAGTATGTGGTATTATTAATTCTCGAATGATGTGTATAGACATAAATGGGATTGATTTAAATCGTTGGGAATCATCTCTAAATAAAAATTGTGAATCTTGCAATTTAAAAAAATTAATAGAAATTATAAAAGAAAATCATTTGTTAAATCCAGTTGTCGTTGATTGTACTAGTAGTATCGATGTAGTTAATTGTTATGTGGATTTTTTATTAAATGGTTGTCATGTGATTACACCAAATAAACAAGCTAACACCGGATCTATGGAACAATATAGAATGCTTAGGGATATTGTGATAAAATCACGCAAGAAATTTCTATACGATACTAATGTAGGAGCTGGATTACCAGTTATAGAAAATCTACAAAATTTATTAAATGCTGGAGATAAATTAATAAGTTTTTCAGGTATTTTATCTGGATCTTTATCGTTTATTTTTGGAAAATTAGATGAAGGTTTATCGTTATCTGCTGCAACTTTATTGGCTCAGAAGAAAGGTTATACTGAACCGGATCCCAGAGATGATCTCTCTGGTATAGACGTAGCTCGAAAATTATTAATTTTAGCACGAGAAGTCGGATATGAATTAGAATTAAATGATATTCAAGTGGATCCAGTAATACCTCATAATTTCATTAGCAAAAATGATACAGATAATTTTTTAAAAAAATTATCTCTACTAGATAATGTTATTTTTGATAAATATCAAAGGGCATATAAGTTAGGACATGTATTACGCTACGTGGGTAATATACAGGAAGGACGGTGCTGTGTGAAAATTGAATCTATAAATAATAATCACCCATTATTTAGAGTAAAAGATGGAGAAAATGCTCTTGCATTTTTTACACGATACTACCAACCAATACCATTGGTATTACGTGGTTATGGAGCAGGTAATAATGTTACAGCAGCAGGAGTATTTGCAGATTTGTTACGTACTTTATCATAA